A window of Syntrophaceae bacterium genomic DNA:
GACGGACTTTCCCCTCACGTCCTCTTCCTTCAAGGCGATGCGAGCAAATTCCAGACAGCCCTTGTGGCACATGGTTCGACCCTTTCCCTCTCAGGTTTCCGTTTTCCGCCCCGGGCGGCCTAGCGCTGCCCCGGAGGTCTCCGCATCCGCGATCGTGTCGCACAGGGCCCGGTACTTCGCGAGCTTCGCCTCCGCCTGCGCCCTGTCCCGCGCGAAGGGTCCCAGCAGCCGCAGCGTCGCGATCCTCCACCGCGCCTTCAGCAGGTGGTCGCGCGTGATGCGCCGGATCACCGCGGGCTCGTAGTGCTTCCGGTAGAAGACGTACTCGGCGAGGAATTTCCGCCGCCAGACGTCGTAGGATGGGGAGGCCGCCTCGCTGTACCCGCCCACGTGGACGACGACGGCCTCCTCGACATAGCCGATCTCGAAGCCGGCCTGCCGGATCCTCAGGCAGAGGTCCTCCTCCTCCCCGTACAGGAAGAAGCGCTCGTCGAACCCTCCGACATGCCGTATGACCCCGGCCGGCGCGATCATGCAGGCCCCCATGACCCAGGCGATCTCTCCCTTGAGTCCCCGGTAGAGCTCCGGCGCGTACTTCTGCCCGAGGTAGCGGCGCGAGACGGACTCCTGGGTCCGCCCGTCGGGGTAGATGAGCCTCGGCCCCGCGAGGCCCACGTTCGGCCGGCCGTCCAGGAAGGCCGACATCGCGGCCAGCGCCCCGGGCCGCACCAGCGTGTCGGGGTTGAGAAAGAGAATATGACGGCCCCCGCATTGCGGGAGCGCCATGTTGTTTGCCGCCCCGAAGCCCTGGTTCACGGGGCTCTGGATGAGGCGCACTTCGGGAAATCGCCGGCGGACCGTGTCGGCCGTCCCGTCCGCCGAGGCGTTGTCCACGACAAACACCTCGAGCGCCATGCCGGGCCCATCCAGCACGGATTCGATGCACGGACCGATCAGGCCGGCGGAATTGTAGGTGACGATGATGACGGAGAGGTCGATCATCTACTTCATCGTTTCCGGAACCCGGCCGCCCTTTCAGGACGGAGTCCCGGCGTGAGCGGGCGGTCTGCCCTTTGCGGGGTCAACAGGTGACTTCAGGGGAATTTTGTGGTATCTGTGCCTTCGACGGGCGACAGGGGGTGCCCTGTCGGGAGAGGGATGATGAACTCGAGCGCGTTCAACTCTGCGATGGAGCGCCTGGGGACCGCCTTCGGCCGGTTCGACGAGCGGACCATCGTCGCGTTCATTCTCCTTGGTGCCCTTGCCCTTCGCGTGGCGCGGGCGCTTCTGACGGCCGTCGTCAACACCGACGCGGCGGTGTATCTCTACCAGGCCAAGGCCCTCTACCTCGGGCTGTGGTCCTCCGTCAACGCCTGCAGCATCAAGTCCGTCACGGCCCACCCGATCGTCACGGCCGGCATCTACTTCCTCACCCGCGACTGGATCGTCTCGATGCGGGCGGCCTCGATCCTGTTCGGCACGCTGACCCTCATCCCGCTGTACGGCCTCGCGCGTCTCTTCTTTTCCTTCCGCACCAGCTGCCTCGTGACGCTGCTCTTCGCCGTCATGCACGTCTTCGTGAGCGCCGGCGTCGACGTCGGCCGCGACCCGGCCTACTGGTTTTTCTCGGCCTGCGGTCTTTACTTCTTCGCGGCCGCCGTGAAGCGGGAGAAGCTCTGGTATTTCTCTTTAGCCGGCATCGCCTTTACGCTGGCGGCGTGGAACCGGATCGAAGCCGTGCTGTACCTGGCCGTGACCGTCCTGTACCTGGTCATCCGGGGGACGGCGGGGAGGTGGAAAAATCTGATGGCCTTCCTGGCCCCCTTCCTCGCGGGCGTCGGGATCGTCCTGGTCCTGGCGGCCCTGTCTTCGCGGGGCATCTACTGGTTCCGCATCGACGAGATCCCCGAGAGGTTCATGGCGGCATGGTACACCTACCAAGAACTGCGGGTGAATCTGGCGGCCATGATTCAGCGCCCGCCGGAAGGCTTTACGTTTCAGTTTTTCGAGAGCGTCCGCAGCCTGCTGTGGCTGCTGGGACTTGGGGTTCTGTTGCAGAGCACGGCCGAGGCCTTCTTCTACCCCTTTGCGGCCCTGTTCCTGGTCGGGCTCTTCGACTTCAGGAAGTGGCGCCCCGCCGGTCTCGCGGGATATTTCGCCGCACTGGTCGCCTGCGGCTTCGTTCTTCTCTACCTCTATGCCATGCGGACCTGGACCATGGAGAATCGGTATCTGGCCCTCATCATCCTGCCGTCCTTCCTGTTCCTGGGCTTCGGCCTGGAAAGAATCCTCTCGCTCCTTCAGCGGCGATGGAGCATGAAGGACGCGGCGGCGGTCAGCCTGTGCGCCCTGCTCATCGTGCTTCTTGCCGTACCGAAGCAGCTTGTCTTTCATGAGAAAGACAAGGCGGTGTTCAAGGAGATCGGGACGCGTATCGCAAAGGAAGAGGGAAACGAACGGACCGTCGGCATTCTCTCGATCGGCACGTCCATGCGCTGGGTCTTTCTGTACAGCAACCTGGACGTCCCGGCACTTTCCTGTCCCGACGAGGACTATCTTGCCGGGATATCCCCCGCCAAACTTGTCGGGAACAGCTATGCCGAATTCGTGAAAACGGTCGATGCCCGCGGCGCGCGTTACGTCGTCTGGGAGGAGAAGAACTGGCCGACACGGCAATTCGACCTGCTCAAGATTTTCGATCCCCGCGATTTCCGCATTGCCGGCGAGTGGTTCCACAGGGACACGGGCCGGATCGTGCTGTTCAAGCGTCTCTGACGGCCGGAAAGTCCGCTTTTCCTTGCCCCGTGATTCCGCGGTTCAGGACCGCTCGTACTCCGGGATGAGCTCCTTGAGCGCCTCCTTCAGCCGGTCCGTATCCTGACCCCTGGCGATGTCTCCCAGGCGGTCGATTGACGCGTTCAGCGTCTCCCCGTCGCCTGGCGTTCCCCGCAGGACCAGCACCTTGCTGTGCCCCGTGGGCACGATCCCCTCGCCCACGGTGATGAGCTCCTCGTAGAGTTTCTCCCCCGGCCTCAACCCGATGAACTCGATGGCAATATCCCGGTCCGGCTCCAGGCCGTTGAGCCGGATGAGGTCCCTTGCCATGTCAGCGATGCGGACGGGCTCCCCCATGTCGAGGATGAAGATCTCCCCGCCCTCTCCCATGGCGCCCGCCTGGAGGATCAGCTGCGCCGCCTCCGGGATCGACATGAAGTAGCGCGTGATCTCGGGGTGCGTCACCGTGACAGGCCCCCCCTGCGCGATCTGCTGCTGAAACAGGGGGATCACGGATCCGGAGCTGCCGATCACGTTTCCGAAGCGGACGGCCATGAAGCGAGTCTCCCCGGCCCTGTCGGCGCTCTGGACGATCATCTCGGCGACGCGTTTCGAGGCCCCCATGACGTTTGTCGGACGCACGGCCTTGTCCGTCGACACGAGGACGAAGTGCGTGACCCCGTTCTGCCGGGCCGCCTCGACGACGTTTCTCGTGCCCAGGACGTTCGTCTTTACGGCCTCTCCGGGATGGAGCTCCTGCATGGGCACGTGCTTGTAGGCCGCGGCGTGGAACACGACGTGCGGCTTGTGGCGCGCAAAGACCCGCATCATCAGCTCCCGGTCCCGGATGTCAGCCAGGCATGCCTCCACGGTCGTGTCGAGCCTTCGCCGGCGGCAGTCCAGCTCGATCCGGTAGAGGTTGTATTCGCTGAAGTCCATCAGGATCAGGGACTCGGGACGGTACGGGCCGATCTGGCGGACGAGTTCCGAGCCGATGGATCCGCCCGCCCCCGTGATCAGGACCCGCTTGCCGCGCAGAAACGCCGCGATCCGGTTCACGTCGAGCTCGACCTTCTCCCGGCCGATGAGGTCCTCCATCGAGACCTCCCGGATCGTGTTGACGGTGATCCGGCCCTCGATCAGCTCTCCGATCTTGGGGATGGTCCGGTACCGCTTGCCTGTTTTTTCGCAGGCCTCGACGACGCGCCGCATCACGTCGCCCCGCGCCGAGGGGATTGCGATGAGGATCTCGTCGTAGGCGACAGGGAGATCCTCGATGTCGCCGACGGTGCCGAGGACAGGGATCCCGTGAATCGCCTTTCCCGCCTTCCGGGGGTCGTCGTCAAGGAAACCGACGGGCTCGTAGTGGACGCGGGGGTTGTCGAGGATCTCGCGGAGGAATTTTTCCCCCGCATCGCCCGCCCCGATGATGAGAAGACGCTTCCGGGCCTTCCTTTTAGAATCGCTGTTTCTGCGGAGGGAAAAAAGATCGCCGACGTGGTTGGTCGTGAAGACCCTTGCGGCGATCCGTACCCCTCCGACCAGAAAAATGGTCAGCCCCCAGTCCAGGATGAAGACCGAGCGGGAAAAACCCTCAAAGCGGAAGAGGAAGAGGATCGCCAGGGCTGCGACCGCCGTGGCTGCGGACGAGGCCTTGATGACGTTCTGCAGATCGACGATGCTCGTGTATCTCCACAAACCCCGATAGAGGCCGAAGAAGTGGAAAGCGACCAACTTCACGACAAGAAGATGGGGCAGGGTTTTTTCGATGTTCTCCCACTGCCAGGGCGGGATATCGCCCTCGAAGCGGAGTGCATACGCCGAAAGGTATGCGACGGCGACGAGGAGGGCATCGAGGCCGACGAGCAGGTAAAAATGCGCGCTTCGGATCAGGTGTTTCACGTAGCGGCCTTCTTCAGTTCCGGGTTTGTGCCGAGGCTGACTCGAGGACCTCGGTCAGGACGCGGCAGGTCTTTTCTATCTCTTCGCGCGTGAGCGTCGGGTGGACGAGGAACATCAGGCTCGTCTCCCCCAGCTCCTTTGCAGCCGGCAGGCGCTCCCGCGGCCGTGAATCGCCCTTGTCGAAGGCCTTTTCCAGGTACACCTCGGGGCAGATCCCGGTGTAGCACGGCACACCCCTGCGGTTGATCTCTTCCAGGATTCGGTCGCGGCTCCAGCCGGAGCGGAGCCGCTCCGGACGAACGAAGAGATAGCACTTGTACCAGGCGTGAACCGTGTCCTCGGGCAGAGCGGGGACCCGCAGTGCGGGTAAAGCCCGGGCCGCCGCGCGGATCACCTCGGCATGTCGGGTTCGGACTGCATGCCACTCGGGCATCCGCTTGAGCTGGATGCGCCCGATGGCGGCCTGCATCTCCGTGAGCCTCCAGTTGGTGCCGATGGTCTCGTGCAGCCACCGGAAGCCGGGAGGGTGCTGCTGGCGATAAACGGCTTCCCAGGACTTTCCATGGTCCTTGTAGGACCAGGCCTTTTCCCACCACTCCCGGCGGTTCGTGGTCAGCATTCCCCCCTCGCCGCCCGTCGTGATGATCTTGTCCTGGCAAAACGACCAGGCGCCCAGGTCGCCGATTGCCCCCACCGGCCGCCCCTTGTAGCGGGCCCCGTGGGCCTGGGCGCAGTCCTCGATGATGAAAAGGCCCTTTTCCGCGGCCAGCTTCAGGATCGGGTCCATGTCGCAGGGCATCCCCGCCAGGTGAACGCAGATCACGGCGCGCGTCCGGGGCGTGAGCACGGCACGTATCGATTCGGCTGTGATGTTCTGGCTGTCCCGGTCCACGTCGGCAAAGACAGGCCGCGCCCCGGCATTGACCACGCAGGAAACAGAGGCAATGAAGGTCCGCGGCGTCACCACCACATCATCGCCGGGCCCGATGCCCAGCACGTGGAGGGCCAGATCCAGGGCCACCGTCCCGTTTGCCAGGGCGACGGCGTGCGCGCAGCCCGCCCAGGCAGCAAACTCCCGCTCGAATTCCCGGCATTCGGTCCCCGTCCAATAGTTCACACGGTTGGAAAGCAGCACCCGCGCGACGGCATCGGCCTCTTCCTTCGTGAACTCCGGCCAGGGCGTGAAAGGGGTGTCCAGCATCGTGTTCCTCGGTCAGGGGTTCTTTGTGCCCAGCGGCCGCGCGGGCACGCCCGCAACGGTCTGCCAGTCTGCCACGGGGTCCACGACTGCGGAACCGGCTCCGATCAGGGCTCCCTGCCCGATCCGGATGCCCTGGCATACGACGCTTCCAATGCCGACCCAGGTTCCCCTGCCGATGCGCACATCGCCGGCCAGATGTGCCCCGGGGCAGACGTGCACGCCCTCGGCAAGGATGCAGTCGTGGTCCACCGTAGCACCGGTGTTGACGATGCAGCCGAGGCCGACGCGGGCGCCGATGTTGACCACCGCGCCCGCCGCGACCAGGCATCCGGCTTCCACGATTGCCCCGGCGCTCACGGCGGCCGATGGGTGGATGACCGTCCCTATGTCGAGACCGGCCGAAGCCATCCGATGCAGCAGTTTGATCCTCGTCTCCGCATGGCCGATCGCCACAAAGGCCTGGTCCTCCGGCCGAATCTGTGCGAAAAGGGCCTCCCCTGTGCCGCATACCGGCCAGGGTCCGCAGGTGTTGAGGTCCGGCCACCGGTCGTCGAAGAAAACGAGTTCGGACCAGAGACCCGCAGCCCGCGCACAGTCCCCTGCAACTTTCCCGTGGCCGCTGGCGCCGAGGATCAGCAATCTTGCCTTTTTCATCTATCCCTGCCCCGCCTGCGTACTGCCCGTGAATCTTTCCATGGTCGCGCTGCCCTGATGGCTGATTCCTTCACGGTGTAACACGATCCGGATTGTCCTCCAAAGGATTTTCAGGTCCAGCAGCATCGACCGGTTTTCCACATACCAGACATCCATCTCCAGCCGGTCTTCCCATGTCAAGGCGTTGCGCCCGTTCACCTGCGCCCAGCCGGTGAGACCGGGCTTCACCTCGTGCCGCCTGGCCTGCCGGGCGTTATAGAGGGGAAGGTACTCCGTGAGCAACGGCCGGGGACCGACCAGGCTCATGTCACCCTTCAGGACATTCCAGAACTCGGGCAACTCGTCGAGGCTCGTGGAGCGCAGAAACCTGCCGAACCGGGTCAACCGGTCTGCATCGGGCAGCGGGCGCCCCCCGGCGTCCATCTCGTCGGTCATGGTCCGGAACTTCACGAGCATAAAAGGGCGCCCATGCAGCCCGGGGCGCTCCTGTCGGAAGAGCACCGGCGAGCCGAGAAAAAGACGGACCAGCGCAGCGATGATCAGCATAACCGGGGACAGGGCGAGCAAGGCAGCGACGCCCGCAGCAAGGTCAAATATCCGTTTTGCAGGCATGTTCATGTGTTTGGACAGAGGGAGGTCACAGGTGTGAGCAGAAATCACCGCTCCCGGTCATGCCCAATGGCAGGTGCGCCTGACACGGCTTGGCTCTGCGCAAGCAGGCAGATGATGATGAATTGGGGAATCGAAAAGAGCGTGTCTCCCGAAAGCAGTGAATAGGGCAAGACGGCCACGGCGAGAGCGCTGGAGCCGGACTTCCAGCCGTCCCATCCTGAACGCCAGATGGACCGAAAAAGAAGAACGTAGATCGCAACGGCCGCGACCGCTCCCGCAATTCCGCTCACCAGCCATTCCGACAGGATCGGGAAGTGCGGGTAATCCAGGGAGCCGCAAGCTGCGAACCGGCAGGAAAAGGTCCGGTGATAGGCAAATCCGATTCCTCCAAGCCAGGCGCGTTCCTCGAGAAGACTTGCTCCCAGCCGCCATTTTTCTGCGCGCGACTCAAACCCGTACGCCTGATTTGCCGCCATGGTGCCGAGCAACCTGTAGATCGTTGCAGGGTCGGTCTGCCGGACGGTGATGCCAGGTCGCGCGGGATTTTCTTCCGGCGGCGCAGAAGCGGCCTCCATTTTTCCGGCTGCGCCGTCTTGCGGTATGCCGGGAAAGTGCATCACGGTAACCTTCTGGAACGGCGCCGGACTCTGAATGATCCAGAACAGGGCCCCAATGGCGCAAAGCAAACCGGCAACCGGCAGCAGCACTTTTACGACGAACCGGCGTCTCGGGACGAGCATGAAGGTCAATGCCAGCCACAGGGTCGGAATGAGAAGGGAAAGGATCAGGAAGCGTCTCGACTCCGTGAGCAGACCGGCCGAAACAATCAGGGCCAGAGCCAGAATCCGGAAAACAGTCCTCTTGGGGGAACCATTCCGGTCGAAACTGTTTGCCACCAGCCCCAGACCGGCAACAAGCATGGAAAGCCCGAAAAGGTTGATGTCTCCTCTCAGGCTGGAGCCCGTCGGATACTGCTCCGGGTAGAGCGCGTAGACAAATCCCACCAGAATGCCCCGCTCGAGCAGTGCAGCCTTGACCAAACCGACCACCGCCGTCACGAACACAAACGGGATCAAGGCAGCAAAGAATCCCTCCAGCATTTCATTGCCCGAAGCGTCCGTTTCCGCCCGCCCCAGGAGAAATACGCCGACGCCCAAGGCGACGATACCCATGTCGACGACAACGCGCGTCCAGAAAGGAGTCGGTCCCGACCAAAGACCGTACAGGTGAAAAAGGCCCAGGAGCAGCACAGTCCACACAATCGCCGGCACACGCTGGACCTTCGGGAAATGGACCCCGTAACGGGCGAGATGGAACACGAAGGGAATGCCGGCGACAAGGGACAGCAGCAGCCATGGATAGGGCAGCGTTGCCGCAGCGAACGGGGCAGCCATGGCCATTCCTGCAACGTACGCACGCCTGTTCGAGTTAGACCGCGACAGGTGTGATTCCTCCGGCTCTTGTTGCGGTATGCCGTTGCCGATCATCTGCGTGACGAATGTTTTTTCTCGATGATCGGCGTGAGCTTTGCCTCGACGATGCGCATCCTCGAACTTCCGACATGTTCGACGCCCACTCGGATATAAGCCGCTTCCGGGTGAGTCACGAAACGCCGGGTGAAACGCCTCTCGGGGTACGTCGGCCCCAGAATGAGTTCACCGATCCGCATCTGTGCGGCAGAAAGGGGATACTCCCCCCTCAGGACAGTTCCTTTTCCGTCCATTTGCATGAGCCACACCCGGACGAGAGCATGCCCTTCCAAATCCATTTCCAGTCTGTATTCGCGGGCACCGAGAACCGGCACGTTAACCTCTGTCGCAATCGATTGGTTCCATGCGCCGATGCCGGATGTCCATATCGTTGACCAGTCGCGCTGGAACAGGGGGAGCCCCGTGTCCGGCAGCGGCTTGTTGGTCATTGCGACCGTCGGTGTGATTTCGCTGAAACGGCCCAAAGCTTTACGTCCGCCGGTCAAGGTGACAACCTTCGTCCAGGGAAAGCGCCCGGGTGTCAGGTCGAACATCACACCATCGGCCTTGTTGCTTGTCTGGGTTAGCTTGTAAATTTGGGTGCCGTCCGCCGAAAAAACCAGCGTCGAAAGATCATGCCTCGAGAGGATTTCCTGCACGACAGAGTTGT
This region includes:
- a CDS encoding DegT/DnrJ/EryC1/StrS aminotransferase family protein encodes the protein MLDTPFTPWPEFTKEEADAVARVLLSNRVNYWTGTECREFEREFAAWAGCAHAVALANGTVALDLALHVLGIGPGDDVVVTPRTFIASVSCVVNAGARPVFADVDRDSQNITAESIRAVLTPRTRAVICVHLAGMPCDMDPILKLAAEKGLFIIEDCAQAHGARYKGRPVGAIGDLGAWSFCQDKIITTGGEGGMLTTNRREWWEKAWSYKDHGKSWEAVYRQQHPPGFRWLHETIGTNWRLTEMQAAIGRIQLKRMPEWHAVRTRHAEVIRAAARALPALRVPALPEDTVHAWYKCYLFVRPERLRSGWSRDRILEEINRRGVPCYTGICPEVYLEKAFDKGDSRPRERLPAAKELGETSLMFLVHPTLTREEIEKTCRVLTEVLESASAQTRN
- a CDS encoding polysaccharide biosynthesis protein codes for the protein MRSAHFYLLVGLDALLVAVAYLSAYALRFEGDIPPWQWENIEKTLPHLLVVKLVAFHFFGLYRGLWRYTSIVDLQNVIKASSAATAVAALAILFLFRFEGFSRSVFILDWGLTIFLVGGVRIAARVFTTNHVGDLFSLRRNSDSKRKARKRLLIIGAGDAGEKFLREILDNPRVHYEPVGFLDDDPRKAGKAIHGIPVLGTVGDIEDLPVAYDEILIAIPSARGDVMRRVVEACEKTGKRYRTIPKIGELIEGRITVNTIREVSMEDLIGREKVELDVNRIAAFLRGKRVLITGAGGSIGSELVRQIGPYRPESLILMDFSEYNLYRIELDCRRRRLDTTVEACLADIRDRELMMRVFARHKPHVVFHAAAYKHVPMQELHPGEAVKTNVLGTRNVVEAARQNGVTHFVLVSTDKAVRPTNVMGASKRVAEMIVQSADRAGETRFMAVRFGNVIGSSGSVIPLFQQQIAQGGPVTVTHPEITRYFMSIPEAAQLILQAGAMGEGGEIFILDMGEPVRIADMARDLIRLNGLEPDRDIAIEFIGLRPGEKLYEELITVGEGIVPTGHSKVLVLRGTPGDGETLNASIDRLGDIARGQDTDRLKEALKELIPEYERS
- a CDS encoding sugar transferase: MPAKRIFDLAAGVAALLALSPVMLIIAALVRLFLGSPVLFRQERPGLHGRPFMLVKFRTMTDEMDAGGRPLPDADRLTRFGRFLRSTSLDELPEFWNVLKGDMSLVGPRPLLTEYLPLYNARQARRHEVKPGLTGWAQVNGRNALTWEDRLEMDVWYVENRSMLLDLKILWRTIRIVLHREGISHQGSATMERFTGSTQAGQG
- a CDS encoding acetyltransferase; amino-acid sequence: MKKARLLILGASGHGKVAGDCARAAGLWSELVFFDDRWPDLNTCGPWPVCGTGEALFAQIRPEDQAFVAIGHAETRIKLLHRMASAGLDIGTVIHPSAAVSAGAIVEAGCLVAAGAVVNIGARVGLGCIVNTGATVDHDCILAEGVHVCPGAHLAGDVRIGRGTWVGIGSVVCQGIRIGQGALIGAGSAVVDPVADWQTVAGVPARPLGTKNP
- a CDS encoding glycosyltransferase family 2 protein, which gives rise to MIDLSVIIVTYNSAGLIGPCIESVLDGPGMALEVFVVDNASADGTADTVRRRFPEVRLIQSPVNQGFGAANNMALPQCGGRHILFLNPDTLVRPGALAAMSAFLDGRPNVGLAGPRLIYPDGRTQESVSRRYLGQKYAPELYRGLKGEIAWVMGACMIAPAGVIRHVGGFDERFFLYGEEEDLCLRIRQAGFEIGYVEEAVVVHVGGYSEAASPSYDVWRRKFLAEYVFYRKHYEPAVIRRITRDHLLKARWRIATLRLLGPFARDRAQAEAKLAKYRALCDTIADAETSGAALGRPGRKTET